Proteins from a single region of Acinonyx jubatus isolate Ajub_Pintada_27869175 chromosome D3, VMU_Ajub_asm_v1.0, whole genome shotgun sequence:
- the CIDEA gene encoding cell death activator CIDE-A isoform X1, which produces METARDYAGALIRPLTFMGSQTKKVLLTPLMHSARPFRVSNHDRSSRRGMMANSLKELLSKTLDALVITSGLVTLVLEEDGTVVDTEEFFQTLGDNTHFMILEKGQRWTPGGNHVPARQQPKKSGIARVTFDLYKLNPKDVIGCLNVKATMYEMYSVSYDIRCTGVKALLRSLLRVLSHAAQVTGQLLIYIGTYMLQVLGDMDEQSPPRSHSRRGFTSG; this is translated from the exons GCCCCTGACATTTATGGGATCACAGACCAAGAAAGTCCTGCTAACCCCCCTCATGCACTCAGCTCGCCCTTTCCGGGTCTCCAACCATGACAGAAGCAGCCGGCGAGGGATGATGGCCAACAGTCTGAAGGAGCTTCTTAGCAAG ACCCTGGATGCCTTAGTTATCACCAGCGGACTGGTCACTTTGGTGCTGGAGGAAGACGGAACCGTGGTGGATACGGAAGAGTTCTTTCAGACCTTAGGAGACAACACACATTTCATGATCTTGGAGAAAGGGCAGAGGTGGACACCG GGTGGTAACCACGTCCCAGCCCGCCAGCAGCCAAAGAAATCGGGAATAGCAAGAGTCACCTTCGACTTGTACAAGCTGAATCCCAAGGATGTCATTGGCTGCCTCAACGTGAAGGCCACCATGTATGAGATGTATTCGGTGTCCTACGACATCCGGTGCACGGGAGTCAAAGCCCTGCTGAG GAGCCTGCTGCGGGTCCTGTCCCACGCCGCCCAGGTGACCGGACAGTTGCTCATCTACATCGGCACGTACATGCTCCAAGTGCTGGGTGACATGGACGAGCAGAGCCCTCCCCGGTCACACTCCAGACGCGGGTTCACAAGTGGCTAA
- the CIDEA gene encoding cell death activator CIDE-A isoform X2, with amino-acid sequence MGSQTKKVLLTPLMHSARPFRVSNHDRSSRRGMMANSLKELLSKTLDALVITSGLVTLVLEEDGTVVDTEEFFQTLGDNTHFMILEKGQRWTPGGNHVPARQQPKKSGIARVTFDLYKLNPKDVIGCLNVKATMYEMYSVSYDIRCTGVKALLRSLLRVLSHAAQVTGQLLIYIGTYMLQVLGDMDEQSPPRSHSRRGFTSG; translated from the exons ATGGGATCACAGACCAAGAAAGTCCTGCTAACCCCCCTCATGCACTCAGCTCGCCCTTTCCGGGTCTCCAACCATGACAGAAGCAGCCGGCGAGGGATGATGGCCAACAGTCTGAAGGAGCTTCTTAGCAAG ACCCTGGATGCCTTAGTTATCACCAGCGGACTGGTCACTTTGGTGCTGGAGGAAGACGGAACCGTGGTGGATACGGAAGAGTTCTTTCAGACCTTAGGAGACAACACACATTTCATGATCTTGGAGAAAGGGCAGAGGTGGACACCG GGTGGTAACCACGTCCCAGCCCGCCAGCAGCCAAAGAAATCGGGAATAGCAAGAGTCACCTTCGACTTGTACAAGCTGAATCCCAAGGATGTCATTGGCTGCCTCAACGTGAAGGCCACCATGTATGAGATGTATTCGGTGTCCTACGACATCCGGTGCACGGGAGTCAAAGCCCTGCTGAG GAGCCTGCTGCGGGTCCTGTCCCACGCCGCCCAGGTGACCGGACAGTTGCTCATCTACATCGGCACGTACATGCTCCAAGTGCTGGGTGACATGGACGAGCAGAGCCCTCCCCGGTCACACTCCAGACGCGGGTTCACAAGTGGCTAA